TATTCATCATGATGGCTATCAAATCATATTAGTTACTCAAGGTGAAGGTTGGTCTCAAATTGAAGGCGAAAAGCCTAGAAGCTTGAAACCTGGTGACGTCGCAGTATTTAAGGAAGGCGTCAAGCATTGGCATGGAGCAAAAAAGAATTCATGGTTCTCGCATTTAGCAATTACTAAGGGAACTACAGAATGGTTAGAGCCAGTTTCTGATGCAGATTACGACAAATTACCAGAATAAAAACAGAAGAGGATAAATATTATGGCAGATAAAATTACAGCAGGTCGCGACAATTTGGGAGATTTTGCTCCTGAGTTTGCTCATTTTAATGATGATGTTTTATTTGGTGAAGTTTGGTCCAGAGAAGATAAACTTTCCGCACATGATAGAAGCATGATTACTATTGCAGCACTTATGTCAGCAGGAAATTTTGAACAATTAAAGAGTCATTTAGTAATGGGAAAAGCTCATGGTATTACTAAGGACGAAATAGTTGAGATTATTACACAATTGGGATTTTATTGTGGATGGCCTAAGGCTTGGAGTGCATTCAACTTGGCCAAGGAAGTATACGCTGACAAAAAATAACTTTTAATAAATTATTGCTTATTTATGGAGGAATGAATGTATGTCAGATGAAAACTTAGAGATTAAAAAACAAGGTTTTTATTCAGCTGGGGGTACGGTTCAAAAGGCTGATGGAACTTTTGATCCGATCAAAGGTCAGATGTCACCAGAAGGTCAAATAAGACATTCAGAT
This sequence is a window from Companilactobacillus alimentarius DSM 20249. Protein-coding genes within it:
- a CDS encoding cupin domain-containing protein, translated to MSKYEDEVKNNNIFGFGALNEAYGKYFSGNSYAQGLVQSEDNIDFNVANVNFEPGVRNNWHIHHDGYQIILVTQGEGWSQIEGEKPRSLKPGDVAVFKEGVKHWHGAKKNSWFSHLAITKGTTEWLEPVSDADYDKLPE
- a CDS encoding carboxymuconolactone decarboxylase family protein, with translation MADKITAGRDNLGDFAPEFAHFNDDVLFGEVWSREDKLSAHDRSMITIAALMSAGNFEQLKSHLVMGKAHGITKDEIVEIITQLGFYCGWPKAWSAFNLAKEVYADKK